GGAGCGGGAGATCGTCCGCACCGAACTGGGGAAGATCAACCGCATCCGGCTCGCCCGCCTCGTCGAAGACGACTGAAGAGGACGCCCGACCATGAGCACCAGCACCACCGCATCCGTGTCCACGCACATCCTGGACACCAGCGTCGGCCGCCCCGCCGGGGGCGTCGCCGTCCAGCTCTCCGCCCGCGCCGGGCGCACGGCGGACTGGCAGGCGCTCGGCGGCTCGGCCACCGACGCGGACGGCCGGTGCAAGGACCTCCCGGCACCGCCGGAGGGCACCACCCACGTACGGCTCGACTTCGCCGTCGAGCCGTACTTCGAGAAATCCGCGAACCAGCGAGCCGATGCGCAGCAGGACGCCCCCGCGAATCGGGACAGCGGTGCCGG
The Streptomyces tuirus genome window above contains:
- the uraH gene encoding hydroxyisourate hydrolase; its protein translation is MSTSTTASVSTHILDTSVGRPAGGVAVQLSARAGRTADWQALGGSATDADGRCKDLPAPPEGTTHVRLDFAVEPYFEKSANQRADAQQDAPANRDSGAGVFFPEVAITFAVVPGEHYHVPLLLNPFGYSVYRGS